CTCTCAACACTTTGACTTTTCTTATTCGTCACCGAGTTAAGCCATCCTGTAATCGAACTCACTGATTCAGATCGTTGCGAGTTGGAGTCATCCGATGAATGATTTGGTCTGATGTGTAGCTTCTTCAGAAATTTTTTCATACTAATCATCCAATGCAAACTGCTTCATGGGTCGACCGACCAACAATTACCCCTGTTTTATTGGAGACAGACAGGGCGATTGATATGTTTGGGGTTAAATTGGAATTggttaggctatagggtgtggtcatgaccctcatgatcaccatgaccctccatgtcAGCGCCATGTCATCGCTCTCtcatccaccatccaaaaccactatcctaaaggtgtggtcatgacccaaaccaccatCCACCTTTTTTTTGTgatatatattttatttgttttaaataAACAACAAATAAATTTTAGTAATAAACTACATAACATTCAATttaataagaaaaatattatttacatgGCAATTAAACAAATGGATAATTCAAGAGTAATTTCTTAGACTAGAAAATATCTATTGCCCTGTATATGATTGTTAGTATACCTTTCACTCCACTTGGTACAACAGTGCTGCAATCCTTTTTCATCCACATGTTGGTTCCATATTTGCCTAGTCTACTAGAGTATATTACGTGTGTTTTACACATACAAGAGAAGCCCTTGCTCTTTATTTTTTACTAGTAAAAGATTAATAGTGCAAGAATCTATGGTGGGCATAGGCTAACAGACATGTTAACCAGCACATCACGATACAACAGAAGAGAAAAAAAATACATCTTAAATCCCCGAACTTGTTAACTCAAACTCAAGCCAATTTTCCCAGGTTATTGCCTCACCCTTTGACCTACTTCTCATCCACAAATAACCCATCACTTTAATCTCTTCTATGAGATTTGTCACCAACACACAATTATGATTTAAACTACATAACAgtcaaattaataaaaaaaaaaataacatccAAATTTAAACTACATAtaataaattaagaaaaaaacTACTCGTTGTTGTTAACCCGACCAAATTGCCAAAAATGTTTGCGACGTAAATTAAAGATGAAaactagaaaatataaaaaatgataacgACATAATTTAAAGACTCCATTTTTGAGCAATTTTCGCCTTCATTTTTTGCAACACTTCTTTATCTTTTTCCGGGAGCGAGTCGATGTTTGTTGCCATTAGCTTAAAGTCTTCACGATCGGCCGCTTCTTgcatttctttttctttcaacttaaGTCTCGCCGCTTGTATTTCGTTAAATTCGGTGAACTTGCTCATCAACTTATCCACATTCGTTTCACCCGGAGTTTCATTTTTTGTCGACGTCTCTTTATTTTTGGCCGCTGCTTCCTTTTTTGCTTTGTCTCTGCCATTTGGGCGCTTCAATTCCGGAATCTCCGTCACTTCATCGTCAAACTCGGGTTCGTCATTAATATTAATATGGTAACGCACATCCGAATCACCGGCACTATGCTCTATCGACTCGAATGTCTTACACCTCTTTGCTCTTGCCACCTCGTTAGGAACCGGCGCCCACTTGGGACAATTTTTAAAGATTTCCCAAGCCCCTACATATGTGAACGCACTACCTTCTTTCGTATGGTATTTTGACATAGCTATGGCAAAAACCGTTTCATCACTCGCCCCACTTGGCCGATTCGAATGAGCGTTGTTGTAATAACCACAAAACGCCGATATCTTCTTATTCATCTCTCGATACTTTGAGCTCATTGAGTTCACTTCTCGGTACGGTTCTTTTTGCATCAAAGCATGAAATTTGTTGCAAACCTCCTTCCAAAAACTGCCAGACTTTTGATTATTACCTACAAAAAAAATATCAAGGTGTAAATAAATGTTGTTTTAtattgaataaaatattattttagtataaaTAAAAAAGTATAACATACCTACGATCGGACACGTAGACGTATTGGTCCACGCCCTTGCCAACGCCAACTCTTCGATCGATGTCCAAGTTTGACCTCTTCCGGTGGTTAAATTTTCTTGTTCCGGCCTCGTTGAACGCTTTTTTGTAGATGTTTTCTTAGAACTTTGAGGTTGGGTTTCGGGTACAACGGCAATGTCATCCAAATCGTCTAACGAAGGGGTATCGGGTGTCGGTTGCGATTGGACTTTCGTATGAATAGGCCGACTTTGGCTTTGTTGGAGCGTTTTTAGTTGTTGCTGATATTGTTGTTGAAATTGGATTTGATGAAGTTGAAATAAACTAGTAGGTTGCGG
Above is a window of Helianthus annuus cultivar XRQ/B chromosome 14, HanXRQr2.0-SUNRISE, whole genome shotgun sequence DNA encoding:
- the LOC110908365 gene encoding glutathione S-transferase T3-like: MDPSNPNNTNNPPQTPWTPPIDPMWATPQFSFTSYNQVPNAFNQLPQTPTPNAFTQLSQTPNPNAFTQLPQTPQPTSLFQLHQIQFQQQYQQQLKTLQQSQSRPIHTKVQSQPTPDTPSLDDLDDIAVVPETQPQSSKKTSTKKRSTRPEQENLTTGRGQTWTSIEELALARAWTNTSTCPIVGNNQKSGSFWKEVCNKFHALMQKEPYREVNSMSSKYREMNKKISAFCGYYNNAHSNRPSGASDETVFAIAMSKYHTKEGSAFTYVGAWEIFKNCPKWAPVPNEVARAKRCKTFESIEHSAGDSDVRYHININDEPEFDDEVTEIPELKRPNGRDKAKKEAAAKNKETSTKNETPGETNVDKLMSKFTEFNEIQAARLKLKEKEMQEAADREDFKLMATNIDSLPEKDKEVLQKMKAKIAQKWSL